Proteins encoded by one window of Lathyrus oleraceus cultivar Zhongwan6 chromosome 1, CAAS_Psat_ZW6_1.0, whole genome shotgun sequence:
- the LOC127116954 gene encoding peroxiredoxin-2B — MAPITVGDAIPDGTLAYLDEENKPQSVSIHSLSAGKKVIIFGVPGAFTPTCSLKHVPGFIERAEELKGKGVDEIICISVNDPFVLNSWAKTFPENKHVKFLADGSAKYTHALGLELDLTDKGLGIRSRRFALLVEDLKVKVANVEGGGEFTISSAEEIIKAL; from the exons ATGGCTCCAATCACTGTGGGAGATGCGATTCCAGATGGCACCTTAGCTTATCTCGATGAAGAAAACAAACCCCAGTCCGTTTCAATTCACTCCCTCTCCGCCGGCAAAAAAGTCATCATCTTCGGTGTTCCCGGTGCTTTCACCCCCACTTGCAG TTTGAAGCATGTGCCTGGATTCATTGAGAGAGCTGAAGAACTGAAAGGAAAGGGTGTTGATGAAATCATCTGCATCAGTG TGAATGATCCATTTGTGTTGAATTCATGGGCCAAAACATTCCCTGAGAACAAGCACGTCAAGTTCCTTGCTGATGGCTCCGCCAAATACACTCATGCTCTTGGGTTGGAGCTTGACCTGACTGATAAAGGCCTCGGCATTCGCTCGAGGAGGTTTGCTCTTTTGGTGGAAGACTTGAAGGTGAAggttgcaaatgttgaaggagGAGGAGAATTCACTATTTCAAGTGCTGAAGAGATCATCAAGGCTCTTTGA